Sequence from the Methanosarcina siciliae T4/M genome:
CAATGCCGGAAAGCCCTCCTTCGGGCCTGACTATCAGGAAGACCCCCATGATCGCTATAAAAAGGGCAGCTACACTTTCCTTCCCGATTTTTTCCTTCAGGAGAAAAGGGGATGCCAGCATTACGTATATAGGGGCAGTATACTGGAGTAAAAGTGCAATGGAGACACAGGTAATCTTCAGGCAGGTAAAATAGAGGAGCATACAGGCAACCACGAGTGTTCCCTGCAGGAGCAGGCTTTTTTTCTTTTTCTTTAACCTGAGATCCGAAATTTTCCCTCTTGCAGCAATATATATAAAAAGAAACAGAAGTCCGAAGAATAACCTGTAAAAGATTACTGGAGAAATAGCCATATCATGGATATTGGAAATAAAAATTCCGTTCATGCTGTAGAAGACGCAGCCTGTAATTACTGCCAGATGCGCCTTTTTGCTCTCCAGAAACATTCTGCATCATATACGTATAGAATTTATATATTTGTTGGGTCTGCATCGTTGAGATAAATTAACAAAAGATTAACTTCTGGTAAATCGAGTAAGGATGGTGAATTCAAATGAAATCTTTCTCAGGAAACGGGCCAAAAGCGGTCAGGGACGGAATCCCGGAAATTATCCGGAACTCAGGCAGGGAATGTGCCGTAAAAGAACTTTCAGACTCTGAATTTCTTCCTGAGCTTGAAAGAAAGCTTGAAGAAGAACTGGCCGAGTATCTTGAGAGTAAAGAGCTTGAGGAGCTTGCCGACCTGCTTGAACTTATCCTTCGAATTGCCGAACTCCGGGGCTCTTCAAAAGAGGACCTTGAAGCTCTAAGGCTTCAGAAAAAACTGGAAAAGGGTGGGTTTGAAAAGAACATGTTCATGCTTAACCCGCCAGAAGAAAAATGTTTTCTTCCGGAGTCCTCTGCTGACCCGGCAGAAATCCCGCAGGTAACCCGACAGATAGTTTTCAGACCTGAAAATACGGCAGTAATCGAAAAACACGGCGTTAGGATGAGAATTTATACAACCGGAGAAAACAGCCGGAATGCAGCTGTCCTGTACCAGGAAACTGAAACCGGGCATGCAGAAGAGTTTGTTCACGAAAAAAGTGATTTCCTGTATTATATCCTTGAAGGGTCAGGGACCTGGGTAGTTGAAGACAGGGAGTTTAAAGTTGGGGCAGGGGACGTGGTCGTGGTACCTGTCGGGAATAGGTTCTGGTTCCGGGGTAGCTTGAAGC
This genomic interval carries:
- a CDS encoding cupin domain-containing protein, translated to MKSFSGNGPKAVRDGIPEIIRNSGRECAVKELSDSEFLPELERKLEEELAEYLESKELEELADLLELILRIAELRGSSKEDLEALRLQKKLEKGGFEKNMFMLNPPEEKCFLPESSADPAEIPQVTRQIVFRPENTAVIEKHGVRMRIYTTGENSRNAAVLYQETETGHAEEFVHEKSDFLYYILEGSGTWVVEDREFKVGAGDVVVVPVGNRFWFRGSLKQVCITAPAWEEKYEHHIRDIEL